In Syntrophomonadaceae bacterium, the DNA window TGCCCTTCTGACGGATTGTTTCCAAGGAATCAACAGCTTGTTTTCTGTTGACTTCCCGCTGGTACAATGCCATCTCTCTGGCAGCCTTTCTGATCATTTCCTGTTCGGCCGGAGTAAATTTGTCAAAAATTTGTTTGCTGAACATCAGCACAAAGGGGCTGTAGACATGGCCGGTCATGGAAATAAACCGGTTAACTTCGAAGAAACTGCTGTTTAAAATAGTAGGAATCGGGTTTTCCTGTCCGTCCACAACTTTTTGCTCAAGAGCGGTAAACACTTCGCCGAAGGGCATGGGGGTAGGAATTGCTCCCCAGTTTTTAAACACCTCAATATGGACAGGGTTTTGCATTACTCTAATTTTCAGTCCCCTCAGGTCTTCAAGTCTTTTTACTTCCCGGGCGCTGTTGGTAAGGTGCCGGAAACCGTTTTCTGTAAACTCAAGGCCGACAATGCCTAGTGGCTCAAGGGTTTTTAACATTGCTTTCCCGGCCGGGCCGTCCAAAATCCTGTCGGCTGTCGCAGTATCCGGAATTAAGTAGGGAAGGTCAAACACCAGGAAGCTGTTGGTCAGGTTGGCGATGGGCGCTGTTGACGGCATGGTCATTTCCAAGGTGCCCATCTGTAAGCTTTGCATCATGGACAGGTCGGCTCCCAGCTGGCCGCCTGGGAACAGTTCTACCTTGAAACGGCCATTGCTTTCTCTTTCCAAAACTTCTTTAAACCTTTGCGCACCGATAAAACTTGAAGATGTTTCTGGGAGACCCATTCCGAACCTGATAGTATAAGTCTCTACCTTCGGCTCGGCAGGTTTTTGGGCAGCCGGCTCTCTCTGGCCACAGCCAATTACGCTGAAAGCAAGCAAAAACACCAACATTAATACAAGGATTTTTTTAAACATTAAGAAATACCCCTCCTGCAATTACTATAATCAATACCAAGCTCAAATTCCCACAGCCACACGATCGAAAACAATCGCCCTTTGGCTTCCGATCTGCCTCCCCCTATATTGCTATTTCTGACCATCACCCCATCTTTCTGTCGGAGGTTTACAGGAGACCATTTAAGAATTGGCCACAACTGTAATATTTCCTGCCTTGAGAGAGAATTTTTTTCGAAACAAGAATAATATTTCGCAAAGGGTTTTGGCCTGAAATATCATTGCGATTCCAGAATATGATTAAAATATTCTTTATTCTCAAGGCAGATATCGCTCCGGAGAAGGGTGATTGGGTTAGGTTTTAGCATAAAGAATGTATTTGCATTTTAATAATTGCAGGATAGTTTTTGAAATATCAGAATTATCTCGCATTCTTTTAGTTCATATCATTTTGGCGTCAGGCCTGACTCTGTTCTGTTAAACCAGTGCTAACAGGGGGGGGCCTGGGAGGACAACCCTGACCCCCTATTGAACTCTTCTCCAGCGGATGCAACGGGGCAAAACTACTTCCTTAGCTCTGCCATAACCTGATCGAAAATCGCCTTATCCATTTTCGCCTCAAAGGCAGGATACATGGCCCGGGCAGAATCTATAAACCTTTGCCGTTCAGCCGGAGCAATCTCAGTAACTACATTCTTGCCACCCTGGCGGATTCTCTCCAGAAAATCATTCTTTTGTTTTCTGTTAACCTCCCGCTGGTACAATGCCATCTCCCTGGCAGCCTTCCTGATCATCTCCTGTTCGGCTGGGGTGAACTTATCAAAAATGGATTTGC includes these proteins:
- a CDS encoding TRAP transporter substrate-binding protein, whose protein sequence is MFKKILVLMLVFLLAFSVIGCGQREPAAQKPAEPKVETYTIRFGMGLPETSSSFIGAQRFKEVLERESNGRFKVELFPGGQLGADLSMMQSLQMGTLEMTMPSTAPIANLTNSFLVFDLPYLIPDTATADRILDGPAGKAMLKTLEPLGIVGLEFTENGFRHLTNSAREVKRLEDLRGLKIRVMQNPVHIEVFKNWGAIPTPMPFGEVFTALEQKVVDGQENPIPTILNSSFFEVNRFISMTGHVYSPFVLMFSKQIFDKFTPAEQEMIRKAAREMALYQREVNRKQAVDSLETIRQKGKNVITEITPAEQLRFVESARGMYPAFEAKMDKAIYDMVMAELKK